One stretch of Armigeres subalbatus isolate Guangzhou_Male chromosome 2, GZ_Asu_2, whole genome shotgun sequence DNA includes these proteins:
- the LOC134212344 gene encoding larval cuticle protein A2B-like, protein MAFKFLALLALVSAASAAVLPVAIKSIEYQDGPAEYQFAYSVHDDHTGDIKSQQEERHGDNVKGQYTLIDADGYRRIVDYTADEHNGFNAVVHREPLGQKIVKTVVPVAKVVAPIAQHYVAPVAKIAYPVHKVALPVAKVAVPIQKAAYSNNLATVSFSAPSLSYQY, encoded by the exons ATGGCTTTCAAA TTCTTGGCCCTCCTTGCTCTGGTGTCTGCCGCCAGTGCCGCTGTTCTACCAGTTGCCATCAAGTCTATTGAATACCAGGATGGTCCAGCTGAGTACCAGTTCGCGTACTCCGTCCATGATGACCACACCGGGGACATCAAAAGCCAACAGGAGGAACGTCACGGCGACAATGTGAAGGGACAGTACACGCTGATCGATGCCGATGGCTATCGCCGAATTGTCGACTATACCGCCGATGAGCACAATGGATTCAACGCCGTGGTACACCGTGAACCACTAGGACAGAAGATTGTCAAGACCGTTGTCCCAGTTGCCAAGGTTGTTGCTCCAATTGCTCAGCACTACGTTGCTCCTGTGGCCAAGATCGCCTATCCCGTTCACAAGGTTGCCCTCCCAGTTGCCAAGGTAGCTGTCCCAATTCAGAAGGCTGCATATTCCAACAACCTGGCCACTGTTAGCTTCTCTGCCCCAAGTCTGAGTTACCAGTATTAG